Below is a window of Desulfobotulus mexicanus DNA.
AGGGGAGCTTCTATACGAAGACTGTAATTTCCCGGGGCCAGTGCCATGCCCGGGCTATAGGATAATTTTTGATCCTCAAACTGGATGGACGCATTTTCCGGAAAAACCTGCAACATAAGACGTCCATTTTCAGGTCTTCGGATAGCAAGGATAAGGTCAAGCCCCCTTTCTTCACCAGGTAAAAGTCGAAATTCTTCAGAAAAATTTTCATATCCGGCAGCCCTTGCTTCCACCCTATACCTTCCTGCTTCCAGAGCAAGTCCCTGTAAGGGTGCTATGCCCTGCTCCTGCCCGTTGATCCGGATGATTGTCCCATCAGCATTGGAAGCTATGCTAAGCTGTGCTTTTGACTCTGCTTTCACAAGAACAGGTTCCGGGATGCTTTTTTCTTTAACAGGAAGTGTAAATACAAAATCACCGGAAAAATCTTTTCCTGTCTTCAAGCTCCGGTATTCAAAAGTAGCACTGCTTTCCTGTGTCTTTGAAAGAACTTCTGAAAACAACTGAACGCCGGTCCACTCCTTACCCATAGAAGATAAACTCTGCATTAGTGCAGATACCAGTAAGCCATTTTTAATCCCGGGCTCTGGGGGATCTGTCTCGTTTCCTTTTTTATAGAGAACAGCGTGGGAAAAGCCCTGCTGGTTTTCAGAACTTTTTTGAATAGCTTTTTCTTTGACAGGAAAACCGCTGGCCGCATCCGGAAAAGGGGCATCAGAAATCAAAAGCAGCCTTCTTGCTTCTGTATTACGCAGAATTTTCTGAATACTGCGAACTTCAAGGTAGCTTTGCAAATCACCTTTGATAGCATCAGATCCCAGCCACCATCCATAACCATAAAGAGTTTCCACCTCAGCTGCCCCGGAAAAGTATATAAGCAGAGTATCGTCCGAACCCGCACTTGCACTCAGATTTTGGATGGCCTTTAGGATGGCCGCCCTGTCCGCTGCCTTGCCAGAAAGCAAGGTGACCTGAAAATCCATATTTGATTTCAGAAATCCGGCAAGTACCCTTGCATCCTCAGCAGCTGTTGCAGGAAAAGGTATGGTTTTATCCTGATATGCATCTATCCCTATGAACAGAGCTTTGTTCTGTCCAGCAGCTGCAGCAATACCATGGTTAACCATCCATAAGCATAAAAATATCAGTATGCCTGAAATGATGGAACTGTAACTTGGCTTTGATTTCATTTTTTCCTCACATTTTTTCCCGGAAGCTTATCAGGTAATCATACAGGTTCCGGTACAGCGGTCATGGTAAAACGAAAAAGGAAGATTTAAAGGTAAATTTCATTTTTTTCCCCTTCTCAAATTTAAAAGACCTTCCTATTCCGCTGTAAAGTGGGGATTAGCATCCATAACAGACCGGTTTTCCCCCCCGGTTATGATGGAATTTTTTCCACCGGCTCTGTTTTTACGTCCACCCACAGTTGCAGAAAAATCACCTTCTGCACGATTTCCTTCACCGCCAATGGCAGAAGATGCCCTCCCGGAAACAATATTATCTGTTCCTGAAACCGCAGCACCATAGGAGCCTGTTACCTTATGTCCTCTTCCGGAAATAAGGTTCCCATAAGATGTGCAGGTATGACCTTCTCCAAGGACTAGGTTATGGGAACCTGAAACTTTTGCAGGATCTGTGTAACCTATTATCAGATTGCCATTGCCATTGTTTGATGCCGTTTGACCTTCTCCATTTGTGAGAACAAGATTAATACCCTGAAACTCAATATTCTGCCCCTTTCTCTGAACACCCTCAAGGATACGGGTCAGACGTGCCACCTGAGCTTCCAGAGCAGCTATCCGCTGCTGCAACTGGGCATTTTCTCCATCAGGCATTGCAATTCCTCCAATAAGCAGAGGTTTTACAAGGGTAATATCTGCTTTGGCTTCAAGGGCTGCCTGAAGCTCGGAGTGGCGAACCAGGGAGGGATCTATGCGCTCTACGGGAATGATACCCTGAATATCAGCTATATTGTGGGTATGATTTTTATCTGCCTTTTCGGACAGCATCTGGTTCCATCTTCTCTGGGTAAAAACAGGGACGCAGTCAGAAACACCCATTTCTCTAAAATACCCACATATTTCAGCATCATCTATGCGTTCATAATCTGCTATTTTCTCAGGTCCTACAAAAAAAAGATAAGGAAAATTTCTCGGCATTTCAAGGCTTGTGTCGCTTCGCTCAAAAAGGACCATGGCAATGGCAGGAGTATTAGGAAGAATCGTAGCCATATATGAAACAGCAACATATTTATCACTGAGGTCATACAACTCACGGATACCTTCCATGCGAACATTTCTGTTACGTCTGGCCTGACGCTGTACAATCTGCTCATTGGCCTGATTTAGAACCTGAGCTGCGTCCTCTGTATTTTTAAGCTGAAGGCGCATGGCTGTTTCTTTTTCTGTCATCACATTGGCTGCCAGAGCAGGCAGGTTGCAAAGTGTCCATGACAGCAATATAAAACCTGCAATTTTAAAAAAGGCCCTGTTCATCTTCCCTCCCCCTTATAAAAATAAGTCATGCCCTGCTTACTTTAATAGAAAGCAGAGCACAACAGATCCTGCATGAACACAAAATAACAAAGGATCAGAAACTTACCGTCATTTTAGCAGCAAAGAGAAACCAGTTTTCAGAGGTATTGAGATTACCATCATCCCCGGAATTGATGTCTTTCATGAGAATGGCCGCACCGTTCATGGCGTGGCCTTCCAGCTTGAACACCCAGTTAGGGGTAAGGTCAAAGCGGGCTGTCATGGCAATATCCTTCAGCCAGGCATCATGATCTTTATAACCGGCATCTTTACGCGGATTATCTACTCCTGGGACATTTATAAAACTTGGATGTTGTTCTATGATATTCAGTTTTCCGTTCCTGTCATCCTTGTCCGCATAGTACTCAGAATATGAAATGCCCAGCTCCATCCAGTCCGTAAAACGGTAGGCTATGGCAGCGTAATAGCCTTCGGTGTTCAGGGTTTTAGTACCAGCTGCGTTAATGAAATTTGCAAATGGAGAATCTCCCTTTGCATGGTTGGTAAACTCATAACGGTTACCCATATATTCCGCTGCAAAGGTGAATGGTCCTCTAAGATATTCCAAAGAAGCAGTATATGCCCTGGAAACAGTATTTGCTTTAACGTTCGCAGAACCTGGAAAAGGTAAAAAAGCAGCTGCTGTAGCTTCTGTTTCCATATCAAATTCCACAGCCCATGCCGTGGTGCTGAGACGCAGACCATTAAGGGGGGTATACCATACAAGGCCACCGGCCATGGAATGTTTGGTATGGGTGGATTGGGGGTCAGATAGGACGCCAGCAAGTCTGGACTGATCTGTAAGGGATGTCACAACACCGCCATCCAATGCAAATTCAGTTTCCCCTCCCTGAAACTGGTAGGAAAGGGTACCGGCATTGCCCATGTAGAGGTCACCGTATATCTCAGCACCACTGATGGCAGATACTGTATCCCTCCAGGCTTCGTTATAGACACTCTGGGGAAGGAAAATACTGTTTCTGAGCATATCAATATCACGGGTGGTATTGTAAAGCCCATGAACCATTTTCATTTTACCAACACGGATACCCATCCAGTCTCTCCAGCGGTAATCAGCAAAGCCCCAGTCAATTTCAGGCTCTCCCTCACCAAATTCCCCGAGATTTCTCGCAAAAATCTGAAGTCCCACACGTAAGTTGTCGCTGACCTGGCTGCTGATATTCACCCCAAATTCGTTGAATCGGGCACTGCCATCCTCGGTTTTGGCAAAAAAGTTATTATTGTCACTTGCCAGATATCCTTGGGAAATGAAACCATGAACAGTAACACCACCATAAAGGTCATCACCAAATTCCACAGCCATTGCCGGTAACCCCATACAGAGCAGGCCCAGACCCAGCATCAGTCCTTTTAAGCTTTTCATGCAAATCTCCTTATGTGAATATGCATTTAAAAGTAAAATAAATAAAAAACTATGGCGTGATACCCAGAACCTTCACTTCATCTGTGATTGTCCCTTCCGGAACAAAACCCACAGCTCCCTGGGTGTTGGCTACATAGGTTACCATATCCGCAGGCCTGTTCATGGCAGGCGGCATCTGTCCCCGTCCCGTAAAAACCTGCCTTTTCCAGTGCTGATCAAACTGAGCAGAAGACATTTTTACATAATCAGAAAGAAAACTGTCCATGGTTTCTCCCCTGAGAACAGCAAAATTAACACGGCTGCCATCCTCCCAGCGGCTCAGTTGTCCTTTGTAGATACGTTCCAGATCACTCTTTGAAACGCTGGCCACCGGTACACCACGGTTGGCAATAATCAGAACATCCGCAAGGGCATGTCCCACAAGACCCGCTACCATAACAAGTATAAGGGCCCCTAATTTTACATGCTTCATCATTCTCTCCCATTGATAAAGTATGAGTTATGCCACCCCCCATGAGCAGCTTTTTTCATAAACGGTGTTTATGCATAAAAATTACAAAAAAGGTGATCCTCAAGGATCACCCCTTGCTTTTTCTACTTTTTAATATCGGTCAGAAGTTGCAGAACTTCTTCGTATTTATTTGCTGTTTTAAGAATAATTTCTTCCGGAAGCCGGGGACCTGGGGGCTGTTTGTTCCAATCCAGTGTTTCGAGATAATCCCGAACAATCTGTTTGTCAAAACTCTGGGGAGAAGAGCCGGGCGCATAGCTGTCTACGGGCCAGAATCTTGAAGAATCCGGTGTCAGTACCTCATCAATGAGAATAATTTCTCCATCTACCATACCGAATTCAAATTTGGTATCTGCAATAATAATCCCCCGCTCACGGGCATATTCCGCAGCTTCAGTATAAATTGCCAGACTCAGATCCCTTACCTTTTCGGCTGTTTCTCTACCCACAAGGTTCACTGCTTCCTCAAAGGAAATATTAATATCATGGTCCCCCACTTCGGCTTTGGTGGACGGGGTAAAAAGGGGTTCAGGCAGTTTTTCAGATTCCTGCAGTCCGGATGGCAGAGAAATTCCGCAAACGGTCTGATCTTTTTTATAGGATTTCCAACCTGAACCTGAAATATAACCCCTTACAATGCACTCAATGCTTAAGGGTTCTGCTTTTTTCACCCACATGCTCCGGTCACGGAGATAATCCACATGGGCACGACATGCTTCAGGAAAATCCTCCGCGTTGCCACTGATGATATGATTTCCCACAAGCCGTTTCATACGTTCAAACCAGAATAGAGAAAGTCTTGTTAAAACCCGTCCTTTTCCAGGAATGGCATCGGGCAGGACCACATCAAAAGCAGACAGTCGATCCGATGTTACCATGAGATAAGAATCACTCAGATCATAAATATCCCGAACCTTACCACTTCGAAGCCGCTTTAGACCTTCAAGTTCCATATTTTCAGAAGATACAGTCATAACTTTCACTTAAATCCTTTCAGATAAATAATATTTAAAATAAAAAAATCTTTTTTCTTAATAACCTGAGAAGTTATTTCATGAAAAGATGCCGCAATACGGCGAGCGTTGCTATAAAGAAACAGGCACTATTTCTCCGCTGATATCCCCATTGGAAAAAATTGTCAATATCCCCACAGTATGGGGCCACGGGCCTTTCCGGTTATCTGTATAACTGCCGGGGTTGAACATCAGAACACCATCAAAATTGTGGCACTCCGGAACATGGGTGTGACCGAAAACAACAGCATCCACCCCTTCAAAGGCATTTTTTGCCCGCATCATCACACCACTTCGCTCACCCCAGCCGTGGATAAGCCCTACACGTACAGGCCCTATGGTCACAATCCGGGAAACAGGGTGCTGTTCCCTGACATCCGGACCATCACAATTACCGCATACAGCAAAAACATCCACATCATAAAAAGCATTCAGGACAGAGAGATGAATCATATCTCCTGCATGGAGGATCATGGAAACATCTGAAAACACACCATGTCTGAGGGAGAACAATGTATCATCCGCTGTCTGCATATGGGTATCAGACAAAACCCCTACCCGGATGCCCTCTTTTTGTCTGTTGCTCATGGAATACTTTTCCGTTTTTCTATTCGGATTCAAATCGTTCAATGAAAAGGGAAAGAAGTTTTGCCTTGGGACCTGTCATGGGCAAAAAAGAAAGTCCTGCATAAAGGGTGTTATTTCCCGAAGGACGGACATGGGCCACAACAGCGTCCAGATCCAGCACATCATCTTCAATACCCATGGATACCTGCACCCTTTTTCCTTCAGGAACAGGCCTGTGAATTTCAAGAAGCACGCCTCCGAGGCTTATGTTCAGAGTTTTTCCCATTCCCTGTATGGCAATTAAGCCATCTTCCCCCAGAACGGTAAAATGAATCAGGTTACAGGTCTCAGGACGAAAGGGAAATCGTCTTTTTTCAGCAGGGTTCTTCGTCTGTATCATTTTTTCTCCCCTTAACGTCTATGGCTTCCTGGATCAGTGCCAGTGTTGTCTGTATGGAGCTTAGGGAAAAACCAAGCATTTTCCGGAAAGTAGGTGAAAGTCTGTCCCAGAGCATACCCGCCTCTCCATTATTCAGAGGTTCCAGACTGCTTTCATTTTCCCCCAGAAAAATCAATCCTCTGTCATCGGAAGGTTTTTCCTGCATGGGATGGGCAAAAACACTTCCGTCAGGAAAGGATGCCAGCTCCAGAAATTCTTCCTCATTTTGCCATGCAAGCAGAATTCTGCCACCACTTGCTGAAAAAAAAGTGGCTGAAAGATGCTCTTCCGGAACAGTGATTATTTTGTATGATGCAGGAGCTTTTGCAGGCAGTCCAGCAGATGCCCTGAGAAGGGCAAGGGTTTCCCCAAGCTTTGTCAGTTGCCTGTCCACCCCCAGAACAACTTCCTGAAGAGAGGTGGAAAAAGTCGTAAACTCCCTTGCCAGCCGCTGAGCATCCAGCACACCCAGCAGAGCTTCACCCACAACCTCAACGGAAGCACTTCGGGGACGATTCATCATGACAAAACTTGCCGCACTTCCGATATAAGCCCCTTTGCCAAGACAGAAAAGGGGAATACTGCGTCCCCCAACCTCCTTATGCAAACGTACCTGCCCTTCCAGAATCACCCACAACCATGATCCAAAACGACCCTGTCGCACCACAATGCTACCATCTTTGTGAAACTCTTCATCCACCACATCGCTGTACTCAATGGCGGGTCCTTTCAGGCAGGGTTCCCTGAGCAGCGCAGGACCTTTTTCTCTCTGGTCTGCACGAAGTTCATCCATCTGCCGCAAAGCATCCAGAAGAAGCCCTGTCAAATTCCTGTGAATCCTGCGGGGACCGCTTCCTTCTCCAGGAATAAAAAGAAAGCGCCCTTCCTGCCATGTAAAAAGCTCATGGAAAGCATCTTCCCCGGTTCTTTCTTCCAGCTTTGCATCAAGAATCTCTCCATTTTTCATGGAAATGGTACCTTCTGCACCATTTTCCGCAAAAATACGTACATTTCCAGTCGCTGCAGCTCCCCCAAGAAACTGAAGCAGTTCTGCAAGACCCACAAAGGATAATCTCCCCGAAAGAACCTCGGCTATATCCATACTATTTATTCCAGAACTATACAGGTTAAAAAGAATGCCGGACATCTAATCATTTCTGCACCCAGCCCAGCTCTTTCTGCAGATGTTTTAATGTACTCTCAATACAGGCTTTAAGGGTCTTTCCAACACCTTCACCCGTTACAGCACTGCCTGGAAAAGAAGGTACCTTCAGCTGTCTGTTCAGATCCCGATCCATCTGCTCTATGGACATGACAGGCAAGCCCTCTTTGGCCAGATCCCTTTTATTGTACTGCAACACCAGAGGAATTTTTGCAATGCTGAGACCATAGGATTTAAGGTTTTCATGCAGATCTTTTAATGAAAGCATATTTTTTTCTCTGCGCACAGCCAGAGAATCTGCCACAAAAACAATACCATCAGCCCCTTTTAAAACAAGTTTACGGGTAGAAGCATACTGGGGCTG
It encodes the following:
- a CDS encoding SUMF1/EgtB/PvdO family nonheme iron enzyme — protein: MKSKPSYSSIISGILIFLCLWMVNHGIAAAAGQNKALFIGIDAYQDKTIPFPATAAEDARVLAGFLKSNMDFQVTLLSGKAADRAAILKAIQNLSASAGSDDTLLIYFSGAAEVETLYGYGWWLGSDAIKGDLQSYLEVRSIQKILRNTEARRLLLISDAPFPDAASGFPVKEKAIQKSSENQQGFSHAVLYKKGNETDPPEPGIKNGLLVSALMQSLSSMGKEWTGVQLFSEVLSKTQESSATFEYRSLKTGKDFSGDFVFTLPVKEKSIPEPVLVKAESKAQLSIASNADGTIIRINGQEQGIAPLQGLALEAGRYRVEARAAGYENFSEEFRLLPGEERGLDLILAIRRPENGRLMLQVFPENASIQFEDQKLSYSPGMALAPGNYSLRIEAPLYQSAIHDLHIKAGEITQEKIDLKLKSSYENSLAMRFLAIEAGVFEMGSPENEVRRNTDEKKILVEITKPFMMQVHEVTVGQWKSFVEDTGYKSEAETSAGAYALERGFRWVQDRHYNWQNPGYKISDELPVSAVSYNDVQNYIVWLREKEGLYYDLPTEAEWEYAARAGSSATYAYGNCLSDDQANFAANSFRAGCAVGVFRQKPMAAGSLKPNAWGLLDMHGNMWEWCRDWYGKYLENNIPIQNPSGPDSGERRILRGGGWDTDMDSIRVANRYSMPPSAAYANIGFRLVIRP
- a CDS encoding phosphoribosylaminoimidazolesuccinocarboxamide synthase; the encoded protein is MTVSSENMELEGLKRLRSGKVRDIYDLSDSYLMVTSDRLSAFDVVLPDAIPGKGRVLTRLSLFWFERMKRLVGNHIISGNAEDFPEACRAHVDYLRDRSMWVKKAEPLSIECIVRGYISGSGWKSYKKDQTVCGISLPSGLQESEKLPEPLFTPSTKAEVGDHDINISFEEAVNLVGRETAEKVRDLSLAIYTEAAEYARERGIIIADTKFEFGMVDGEIILIDEVLTPDSSRFWPVDSYAPGSSPQSFDKQIVRDYLETLDWNKQPPGPRLPEEIILKTANKYEEVLQLLTDIKK
- a CDS encoding metallophosphoesterase family protein, which gives rise to MSNRQKEGIRVGVLSDTHMQTADDTLFSLRHGVFSDVSMILHAGDMIHLSVLNAFYDVDVFAVCGNCDGPDVREQHPVSRIVTIGPVRVGLIHGWGERSGVMMRAKNAFEGVDAVVFGHTHVPECHNFDGVLMFNPGSYTDNRKGPWPHTVGILTIFSNGDISGEIVPVSL
- a CDS encoding PilZ domain-containing protein, which encodes MIQTKNPAEKRRFPFRPETCNLIHFTVLGEDGLIAIQGMGKTLNISLGGVLLEIHRPVPEGKRVQVSMGIEDDVLDLDAVVAHVRPSGNNTLYAGLSFLPMTGPKAKLLSLFIERFESE
- a CDS encoding DUF4388 domain-containing protein, whose translation is MDIAEVLSGRLSFVGLAELLQFLGGAAATGNVRIFAENGAEGTISMKNGEILDAKLEERTGEDAFHELFTWQEGRFLFIPGEGSGPRRIHRNLTGLLLDALRQMDELRADQREKGPALLREPCLKGPAIEYSDVVDEEFHKDGSIVVRQGRFGSWLWVILEGQVRLHKEVGGRSIPLFCLGKGAYIGSAASFVMMNRPRSASVEVVGEALLGVLDAQRLAREFTTFSTSLQEVVLGVDRQLTKLGETLALLRASAGLPAKAPASYKIITVPEEHLSATFFSASGGRILLAWQNEEEFLELASFPDGSVFAHPMQEKPSDDRGLIFLGENESSLEPLNNGEAGMLWDRLSPTFRKMLGFSLSSIQTTLALIQEAIDVKGRKNDTDEEPC
- a CDS encoding GTP-binding protein; this encodes MAVFNIQQRVIECKIVYYGPGRCGKTTNLETIHKLFRKNMSGDLVSIDTEGDRTLFFDFLPMGLGKIHGCDVKVQLFTVPGQPQYASTRKLVLKGADGIVFVADSLAVRREKNMLSLKDLHENLKSYGLSIAKIPLVLQYNKRDLAKEGLPVMSIEQMDRDLNRQLKVPSFPGSAVTGEGVGKTLKACIESTLKHLQKELGWVQK